From Ostrinia nubilalis chromosome 9, ilOstNubi1.1, whole genome shotgun sequence, one genomic window encodes:
- the LOC135074955 gene encoding protein I'm not dead yet-like, with the protein MFGGKPEEPMSIFQKLKTFLAVHYRGVVCFVAPIVLIGILAPFPPKKHQWCGYTLVLMGIYWLAECIPLEITSFLPVLIFPLTGVMTTAEVCKAYMNETILLFLGCLFLAFALEQCGVLKRLAYCCIQNFGGSHMLMQFFLALVTTFISMWITNTAATTLMVPVNFTVLKIFEDNGVLKMYDTGPKGEKIASDITTCYFCSASYFATIGGVVTLMGTATNLAFKGILLTTYPKAPDELTFLKFSGFGCIYVILIFLFTYTYMVYLHFGVFSKKGSDNAKKMTITPRAKEAFKKAIMEERKKIGPCSLWEVLACILFVVAVLGFLGRLTPFFDGWGTMIKTSFSQKDESYVRDSAMVMAVCCAMFLLPASLAFFKNCTAKFHEDLPKSKTTSVLDWATLNTSMPFSFMFLLGAGFVLCEAGKSSGLNDKIGETFKELESLPTLVALLIVIVGTVVITNFASNVVVANIFCPLAMSLAKQLKVSPLWFCLAAGYSASYCFILPIGTPGNMIVKSAASIPLKKMALAGLGPTIIVIVFTWMDLNYLAPIIWPDLDKLPDWAKDEPKPELV; encoded by the exons ATGTT TGGCGGAAAACCAGAAGAGCCTATGTCCATTTTTCAAAAGTTGAAAACCTTCCTAGCTGTGCACTATAGAGGCGTGGTATGTTTTGTAGCGCCCATCGTACTGATAGGAATCCTTGCGCCCTTCCCGCCAAAG AAACACCAATGGTGTGGGTACACCCTAGTGCTCATGGGCATATATTGGTTAGCAGAGTGCATTCCCCTGGAGATAACCTCATTTTTGCCTGTCCTCATATTCCCACTGACTGGGGTCATGACTACGGCGGAAGTATGCAAGGCATACATGAAT gaaacaatattattgtttctgGGATGTTTATTCCTGGCATTCGCTCTGGAGCAATGCGGCGTGCTGAAACGATTGGCGTATTGCTGTATACAAAATTTCGGTGGATCGCATATGCT TATGCAATTTTTCCTGGCTTTGGTGACCACTTTTATATCAATGTGGATTACGAATACAGCTGCTACAACTTTGATGGTTCCGGTTAACTTTACTGTGCTCAAAATATTCGAAGAT aACGGCGTGTTGAAGATGTATGATACTGGACCTAAAGGGGAGAAGATTGCCTCCGACATTACTACGTGTTATTTCTGTTCTGCTTCCTATTTTGCTACTATTG GTGGCGTTGTGACTTTGATGGGCACAGCAACCAACTTAGCATTCAAAGGCATTTTACTGAC taCTTACCCGAAGGCGCCTGATGAATTAACATTCCTAAAGTTTTCCGGATTTGGCTGTATTTATGTGATTCTCATATTCTTATTCACTTATACATACATGGTGTACCTGCATTTTGGAGTATTTAG TAAAAAGGGGAGCGATAATGCAAAAAAAATGACAATAACACCAAGAGCAAAAGAAGCTTTTAAGAAGGCAATAatggaagaaagaaagaaaattggGCCGTGTTCACTCTGGGAagtg TTGGCGTGTATTTTGTTTGTCGTCGCAGTTCTGGGATTTTTAGGTCGTTTAACGCCATTCTTCGACGGATGGGGCACTATGATAAAGACATCGTTTTCGCAAAAAGACGAATCATA CGTTCGAGACTCTGCTATGGTTATGGCTGTGTGTTGCGCAATGTTCTTGCTTCCAGCTTCACTTGCGTTTTTCAAGAACTGTACGGCTaaat ttcATGAAGATCTACCTAAATCGAAAACCACTTCAGTGCTGGATTGGGCCACTTTGAATACATCTATGCCATTCAGTTTTATGTTTCTTTTGG GTGCTGGTTTCGTTCTATGCGAAGCTGGGAAGTCTTCTGGGTTAAATGATAAAATTGGTGAAACGTTCAAAGAGCTGGAGTCATTGCCGACTTTGGTCGCTTTACTGATCGTCATCGTTGGAACGGTGGTGATCACCAATTTCGCGTCGAACGTTGTTGTAGCCAACATTTTTTGCCCACTTGCAATGAGTTTG GCAAAACAATTGAAAGTAAGCCCACTGTGGTTCTGCTTAGCCGCCGGGTACTCCGCCTCCTACTGCTTTATACTTCCAATCGGAACTCCAGGAAACATGATTGTGAAGAGTGCAGCGAGCATTCCTCTTAAAAAAATG gCACTAGCGGGCCTAGGCCCTACTATAATCGTAATTGTATTCACGTGGATGGATTTGAATTACTTAGCACCAATCATATGGCCTGATTTGGACAAGTTACCTGACTGGGCAAAGGATGAACCAAA gCCAGAGTTGGTATAG
- the LOC135074956 gene encoding protein I'm not dead yet-like, translating into MFGKQEEEDMAFFSKVLLFLSVHWRGVVCVVAPIVLIAVLTPFPPKPYQWCGYTLVLMAIFWVTECIPIAVTSFLPVLIFPLTGVSTTAETCQAYINDSVLMFIGSIILAFSVEQSGLHKRLAYFAIRIIGYSHVRLLLAMCLVTTFVSMWVTNTAATTMMVPINLAVLKVFDDQNIIKLYDTGPDGENMASDITTAYFCAATYSATIGGIGTLVGTATNLAFKGLFQTAYPEAPELLSFPKFSAFAVPYMIIMEIFVYLYFIIFYFGVFRPGSVAAKSAKMTKKGIELAEKAILEDSKKMGRITFWEVMVLLLFILAMIGFFCRSPQIFTGWADLITKSFGISDTRYVRDSSLALCVCTLMFLLPSTLAVFKNFTAKFHEDLPKTRVTSVLDWRTMNVAMPWSFMFLIGGGFALSNAAKSTGLNSKIGETMKILKELPDLVIILIITVVVIFITNFASNVAVANVMCPLAMQLAKEIKKNPLWYCLVTGFCASYCFMIPVGTPGNLVVQSAVNIPTRKMIIAGAGPTITTIIVTFFAMSFWAPVIWPELHVLPDWASKMY; encoded by the exons AT GTTCGGAAAGCAAGAAGAGGAGGATATGGCGTTCTTCTCAAAAGTGTTACTGTTCCTCTCTGTACACTGGAGAGGGGTCGTGTGTGTGGTCGCGCCTATCGTGCTCATTGCGGTCCTAACGCCATTCCCGCCTAAA CCGTACCAGTGGTGTGGCTACACCCTAGTGCTGATGGCCATATTCTGGGTGACAGAGTGCATCCCAATCGCTGTGACTTCATTTCTGCCTGTCCTCATATTCCCACTGACGGGCGTCTCGACTACAGCGGAGACGTGCCAGGCTTATATCAAT GATTCAGTATTGATGTTTATTGGCAGCATAATATTAGCCTTTTCCGTAGAGCAATCTGGTTTGCACAAACGTCTGGCGTATTTTGCTATACGCATTATTGGATATTCGCATGTAAG GTTGCTATTAGCCATGTGTTTAGTGACAACATTCGTTTCCATGTGGGTCACTAACACTGCCGCCACAACTATGATGGTACCCATAAACCTTGCTGTGCTCAAAGTATTTGATGAC CAAAACATAATTAAACTTTATGACACTGGCCCTGACGGAGAAAATATGGCGTCTGATATAACAACAGCCTATTTCTGCGCAGCTACTTATTCAGCTACTATTG gTGGCATCGGAACTTTGGTAGGAACAGCGACTAATCTAGCATTTAAAGGTCTTTTTCAGAC GGCATATCCAGAGGCACCCGAATTATTATCATTTCCCAAGTTTTCGGCTTTTGCTGTGCCTTATATGATTATTATGGAAATTTTCGTATACTTATACttcatcatattttattttggagTATTTAG ACCGGGAAGTGTGGCGGCTAAATCAGCTAAAATGACGAAAAAGGGTATAGAGCTAGCTGAAAAGGCAATTCTTGAAGATAGTAAGAAAATGGGCAGAATCACATTTTGGGAAgtg ATGgtattattgctatttatccTGGCAATGATTGGCTTTTTCTGTCGATCACCTCAAATCTTTACAGGTTGGGCCGATCTTATAACAAAATCATTCGGAATATCCGATACCCGATa CGTTCGAGACTCATCACTCGCTCTGTGTGTTTGTACCCTTATGTTCCTTTTGCCGTCTACATTGGCAGTTTTTAAGAACTTCACAGCCAagt TTCACGAAGATCTACCAAAAACGAGAGTCACTTCAGTACTCGATTGGCGTACGATGAACGTTGCTATGCCATGGAGTTTTATGTTTCTCATTG GTGGTGGTTTTGCGCTGTCTAATGCCGCTAAAAGTACAGGACTCAACAGCAAAATCGGCGAAACGATGAAAATACTAAAAGAATTGCCAGACCTGGTGATTATCCTCATCATCACCGTGGTGGTTATTTTCATCACAAACTTCGCTTCGAACGTCGCCGTGGCCAATGTGATGTGTCCACTTGCAATGCAACTG GCAAAGGAAATCAAAAAGAACCCCCTCTGGTATTGCCTTGTGACAGGATTCTGCGCTTCTTATTGCTTTATGATCCCTGTTGGTACTCCTGGAAATCTAGTGGTCCAGAGCGCGGTTAATATTCCAACTCGGAAAATG ataATAGCAGGGGCAGGGCCCACTATCACCACAATAATAGTGACGTTCTTCGCGATGTCATTTTGGGCGCCAGTGATTTGGCCTGAACTCCACGTGCTTCCTGACTGGGCATCtaaaatgtattaa
- the LOC135074957 gene encoding protein I'm not dead yet-like: protein MATDISDGIDVNLTPSQENPAPNPDDDSPLTWRERFKHFFYTCWRGLVCVITPLILILILIPFPPQKYQWCAYTLCLMAVYWVTECIPLAITSFIPVFIFPLAGVMDTAVTCKCYMNDTILMFLGSMILASAVEQSGLHKRLALCAIRAIGYSHYRLLFAMCFITMFVSMWITNTAATTMMVPINFAVLQVFEDQNLLKIYEVNRNGETIASDLTTCYFCATTFSATIGGIGTLVGTATNLVFKGLFAKAFPDAPEYLSFPKFSAFAIPYMLLMEIAVYFYLLVMYFGFLRPKSDEAKKSVIPPNGIEAAKIAVSEDWKRLGRISFWEIMVIVLFSGAIIMFFSRHPQVFYGWGDLVSDTFNLNNEKFVLDSAAAILIGFLMLLLPSTLGIFKNCTAQSYEELPKTPVPSVLNWKRMNNTMPYSFMFLLGGGFALSEAAKKEYSDLNGKIGIVLRNLSSLPNNLIILIIIIFTVAITNFASNVAVCNVVTPIAMQLAKEIDKNPLWYNIASGFSASYCFCLPVGTPGNLIVQSSANIPTAKMIKAGVGPTIISIIFTWISVCFWAPVIWTDFKKSSYKWII from the exons atggcaaccGATATTTCTGATGGGATTGATGTGAATCTAACACCATCACAAGAAAATCCAGCGCCAAATCC aGATGATGATTCTCCGCTGACGTGGCGTGAAAGATTCAAGCATTTCTTTTACACTTGTTGGAGGGGTTTGGTGTGTGTGATAACCCCTCTTATTTTGATACTGATTCTGATACCATTCCCGCCACAG AAGTACCAATGGTGTGCTTACACACTGTGCTTGATGGCAGTGTACTGGGTGACGGAATGTATCCCGCTGGCTATAACGTCTTTTATACCAGTCTTCATATTCCCACTGGCTGGAGTCATGGACACGGCTGTTACTTGCAAGTGCTATATGAAT GATACAATACTAATGTTCCTTGGGAGTATGATACTGGCAAGTGCTGTAGAGCAATCTGGTCTTCATAAGCGCTTAGCTCTATGCGCCATAAGAGCTATTGGATATTCCCATTACAG GCTGCTCTTCGCTATGTGTTTCATCACGATGTTCGTATCAATGTGGATCACAAACACTGCTGCCACAACTATGATGGTGCCCATAAACTTTGCGGTACTGCAGGTCTTTGAAGAT CAAAACCTATTAAAGATATACGAAGTAAACAGAAATGGAGAAACGATCGCATCTGATTTGACGACCTGTTACTTCTGTGCTACAACTTTTTCGGCTACTATAG GAGGCATTGGAACGCTTGTCGGCACAGCTACAAATCTGGTCTTTAAAGGTCTATTTGCTAA AGCATTTCCAGACGCTCCCGAATATCTTTCCTTCCCAAAGTTTTCCGCATTCGCCATACCGTATATGCTTTTAATGGAAATAGCTGTGTATTTTTACCTATTAGTCATGTACTTTGGATTTTTGAG ACCAAAAAGCGATGAAGCAAAAAAATCTGTAATACCGCCAAATGGTATAGAAGCTGCTAAAATTGCCGTATCTGAAGATTGGAAAAGGCTGGGACGAATATCATTCTGGGAAAtc atgGTGATAGTATTGTTCAGTGGtgctattattatgtttttttcgCGACACCCGCAAGTTTTTTACGGGTGGGGTGATTTGGTTTCGgatacatttaatttaaataatgagaagtt TGTATTAGATTCAGCTGCTGCTATACTTATTGGATTTTTAATGCTGCTCTTACCTTCTACCTTGGGTATCTTCAAGAATTGTACAGCACAAA GCTACGAAGAATTGCCAAAGACACCAGTGCCATCAGTGTTAAATTGGAAAAGGATGAATAATACTATGCCTTACAGTTTTATGTTTCTTTTag gtgGTGGATTTGCCCTGTCTGAAGCCGCCAAAAAAGAATATTCTGACTTAAATGGCAAAATAGGAATAGTTTTGAGAAATTTAAGCAGTTTGCCAAACAATCTGATAAttctcattatcatcatcttcaCAGTTGCCATAACTAATTTTGCTTCCAATGTCGCCGTTTGTAATGTCGTAACACCAATAGCGATGCAGTTG GCAAAAGAGATCGATAAAAATCCTTTGTGGTACAATATTGCTTCGGGATTTTCGGCTTCGTACTGCTTCTGTTTGCCAGTTGGAACTCCTGGAAATCTCATTGTGCAAAGTTCTGCTAATATACCCACAGCAAAAATG ATTAAAGCTGGCGTAGGGCCAACAATCATCAGTATAATATTTACTTGGATATCAGTATGTTTTTGGGCACCTGTTATTTGGACAGACTTCAAGAAATCTTCGTACAAGtggataatttaa